GTTTCAATTGTGATGAGAAATTCGTTCCAAGCCATCGGTGTAAAAAGCTATTCGTCATAGAAGGCACATATCCAGATGATGAAGAGGAGGCTGACGATAGCGACCCCAACaacattgttgattttaatgctaatcaattgatttaaaattataccaattacattgtcattgtatatgatatgattaagtatcaagattttcattaaatcatatgattaacaatttattgttaattcgacaatcattagatatttaattacTAGAATCAAAGTCTTAgtctcttagatcatataagatataatcatattaattatcttttataattaaattatatattatataaatacttATTGATATAActcataattatatattgtataacaataattaattatcgttaattaataagttatatactaaacaagtgatttttatcaatatatatatatatatatatatatatatatatatatatatatatatatatatatatatatatatacgagtcgagctaataagcgagccgagcctttttacgagtatgttcgcgaactttaaacgagcgagccaaattttatacgggtatgtatcgattaataatcgagtataatTTTGTGTCCACGAGTAACTGCAACTTATTGACCAACTTTTTTAGCCTTGCAGGAAaggtctaaaaaaaaaataaaaaaaacgcAAAAGCTAACAACGACCCTTCCTGCACGTCATAGAAATTATAATACAAGAAGTAGGGACACTAAATAGGAAAACGAAGGGATCGCTTTGTCGTGTGGTGTGAACATAACGCCGCCTATATAGACCAGGAAATGTTCAGTCCAATAAAAATTGTGCAACCTCTCCTATTATGGGTCTTGACAGGAAAATTCTAGAGACACTTCCCTCTGCCCAAATGAATCTGAAAATTGATCCAACTTGGTAATCCTGCAGAGTTTGACAATAAGTCGACTTTCCAAGTTAAAAAGCAACCCAGTTGCTTGCGATAACCGAAATGGGAGATCAGCCAATCCATTTTTTTTCAAGTGAACAGTAAACATCATAAACCAACAACCAAAGTCTTGAGTTTCCTACAAACTAActtttaaaagtgacatgtattttttttaagcatgtgagaaagaCTAGTGAATAAATCATAATCTTTATAAGAAATATTAACAACTCAAGACAAAATTTCCTCTTATGTAAGTAAGAATTGTTTATCAAGTTACAAATAACCATGAAACCAAGTAAATACAGAGCGACTAATAATTGGCACATCATGTCACAGTAAAATTCATATTATAGACTGCAAACTCTATGACAAATTCTCTGAACATCTTCTCATATCTTTATGAGCATCAGGTGAAGcgacaaaaaaaatatgcagagaAACTACTCCATTGGCATCAATACCTAAAGATCGGCATAATAAGGACttagaaagagataaatttatcAGCAGAAATTAAGTTTGCATCCACCCGAGCATCCTGATCATAAAGGGACTGGGACCCCATTCTTGTATCCAGTATTGACAGTTGGGACTTCACCCATGGGGGATTGAACCTGCCTTCTACCCATAAAGCTTCTCCGGTATCTTTGTGCTTAAAATCTGGATATTTTGGGTTCTTCTGTAAATTGCAAATGCACATTCACATTGGAATTTGAGGGTTCATCATATGTTTTTGCAGCAAACATGAAGAAGAAATTAGTTTGAATGATACTAAAATTTCAGGTCTGCATGTGATATTCCCAGAGAACTTTTATATTGTATTATTTTCtagaaagaaatatattaatCTAACATTTAAATCAAGTCAGTAAAGTTTCAGAATTGCTAAAGAATTATGCCATTAGGTAGCAAACTAGCCAAGGAAAGATCTAACATGCGTGCTATCTAATCCTCCTAATTGAGGAGATCTAAATGCCATACAAACAGCAGCATGGTGAAATACATAAACTGTCTTGTTCTACAAGGAGACTAAATTGAGTACCTTGTTTTTCCTATTATCCCACCAATCCACTGGATTAGCAAAGAAAGCTTGCCATAATTCTTCTATAGAACCCATATTACTTGCCGCATTATTTCCGAATTTTTTACCTGCAAAAAATATAGTTAACAAATAACACGAACATTTCAAGCACAAAGAAACTCTTCTCAAATTAAGAATGTCTTGCCTGCCATCATGGAGCTCGAGTCGCGATCATACAAGGGCAAAGATGAGAGGCTCCTTTCGACAAAGTTAAGTTGCTGAACCACTACCTGCGAATGATCTAAAACAATCATAATCGACTAGGGATAAGCTGACCATAAAAAAGGGAACCAcgtttgattattgataaaaaataaaaaataaaaacactaaattattattatttttttaaaaaaaaccttgtAGTAGGTCTGCTGTTTTCCATCATCACTCTCAACTGTATCCGACACCAGCCGACCAGAGATGTATATCTGGTTGCCTTTCTCTACATACTGAAAAGCAATATGCGCCAGCTCATCCCAAAACGTCAGATTGATCCTGAATAACATAAATGTCATTTTCCAGAAAGATAAATGGTTTAAATACAAGATTAGCACTGAGCCACTTAGATAGCATTTGTGCATAGATGAGTTTGCTACACAGCCTACATCTTAAGTCTTAACCGGATAAACACACATCATCTGGCAAGAATATATGGCCCAGCCAAACGAGCGCACACGCGCACACACAAATACAAAAGATGATAATGTATGACAGAGTCTTTTATGAGTTGCTGGTCTATATTTCTCTTTAAAACCAGGAAGCAAATATTATCATCCAAATGGGATAAGACAGAACTTGGAgcagttaattttatttttttattttttaaatgtccACGAAGTTAAATACATTCTCAGAATGGAAACATGCATTCACTAGCTCATTTCCTTCGTTTTAAACTGGTAGCAAAAATGTGTTAACTCACCAATTATCCTAAAAGGATAAGATGATAAGAAGGggtaatttaatcatttaattaatattctaacaaaagaagTGGGTTGAACGATTGCAGTTTCCAGTTCTCCCCTCCATTCACTTACTTAGCTACATCATATCCCCCCGTTTCCTAATTGGacactctctttctctttgctTTTGTGCCCCAAACTATAAAGTTTGAAACTTTTCTCAAGAAACCTACCAAGTGGAATCCCGAAAAACCCACAAAATACTAGCCGCAATTCTTAGTCCATAACTCACAGCCCCAACCACATCATTTTGAAGTACCCAAAATTAACGTGACGGCGAGGGCGGGATGATAAAATTACCAGGAGGTGAGGGAGGAGGACTTCTTGACGGCGAGGCGGGTCCAGGCGAGGGCTTTGCCGGATGGCCAGTGCTTAATCTCGACGGGGGTGCCCACGATGCCGATGAGGTGCACCGTGTTGCAGTGCTCCTTCTTCCAGGGGATCTCCGCCGGGCGAGGATACGCCACCTGGTGgctgctgttgttgttgttgtaattGGAATCCACCGAGCATTTCAAGCAACTGTTGGGCCTCGAAGATGATGGGGATAGAGAAGGGATTTGGAGGGTTTTGAGAGGGGTTTTGGGTAATACTGTGCAGAGGAAGTTCCTTGGCGTTGTTGTAGCTGGTGTCTGAATGAGTGCCATTTGGTAAATCAGGCAATCTCTAATCTATCTTTCTAGTCTGCTCGGCAAAGGCAAAGGGTGCGGTGACTGGTAGCCAGTGGGCGtggggtttttgtttttgtgagcTCCGTTGCTCTCGCTGATGCACTTTTGGATATCATTTTACTCCGTTGTCAGCTCCGTTGCGCCAAAGGGTCGGCcgggttttttcttcttccatattaCTTGATGAATCCGAGAATTTGATCTCGGTTACACCACGAGCCCGTTTTAGACCATGGATGGGCTTAGGTTGGCATTTTTGCAGCTTCGAAAATGGGCTTTGGATGTATTCCCAATAAAaggattataaaaaaaataaatatttccaaacaaATTAAGATAATACGATTGTTATCCATttcttggtaaaaaaaaaaattaaagattggTTAGGAACATGTCAGCATTACGAGATGTGAAatagttgtaagataaaaatatgatttatttatttcataatgtTGATGTGATAGTTCTAACTAATTGTTTGATCAGTTCttgttagaaaataataataataataagaagaattaAGAATTGGTTAGGCTTGACATTTTAGCATTATGGGATACTAGCATATAACCCTCGTCATGTGCGGGTTTTTACTAATTAAAACCGCATAACAAATTAGAAtgttacatttaatttaataaacaaaataaaaatttaagaataagaTTGAAAATACGTAATGTATATTATAAATTATCTTGTAAAGaatcaaaataaatcacatgtattcaaattttttttataagtaatcacattattcaatttttatagacGTTAATTCAATAGACATTTTACATAATATAtgaattcacaaaaacaaataacaaaatagtGTACTCACATCATTGCTAtaacttgtattcaatatttacaaaaaaaaaattaataacaataattgTTAACAATTAACATATTTAAACTAGAGAAAATCGCACTCTCACcataatcaaataatgaataattaacaatttataaaccATCAAACATGATGTTACGTATGAAAGAATAGAAGCTGGGTTAGAGTTGCAATGCAGTAGTAGTTTATCTCCATCTATGTGGGTGGTTAGTGGGTTGTTAGTAGTTTATATCTATCTGGTTTGTTAGTAGTTTATCTCTATCTCTTTTCTGTTTCTATTTGCATGTAAGTCATGGGTCTATGCTACCCAAGAATCTTAGTAGTCCTGTACTCCTGTTCCAAGTTGACTCTattgtattctttttctttaaataagtTGCATTACTAtagaataaaattaacaaataaattattCAAACTTTATGTTTGTGAGTTCTGAGCACCTCTAATTGCTCAACCAATGAGGTATAGGATTCCTTGAAAATCCAACCGCTAGAGTTATTTTTCCATTATCTTCTCCCAAAATAGGGAAGCTAAGGAAGAACGATCCTCGCCAACCATGACAGACCAACGCTTCGAACGGCTAGAGTTTGAGGTTCGCAATATGCAAGAATTAATTCAAGGGCTTAGCGCACAACTCACAAAGGAAGTCATTCAAGGAGTGAGTGCAGAAATCAGGGAGGtgcttttatcaaaaaaaaaaaaaagaatcacgGAGGAGGTGTCTTCCTCTAAGTACGACAAAAATAAGAGAGTTAGCTGATCGTCGCATGGGTTGGTAAATGCAAAAGTAGCCAGATTGGAGTTTCCACGCTATGATGGGACTGAAGATCCCACTAGTTGGGTTTGTCTGGTCGATCGATATTTTGAGTTTCAAAATACCAAAGAGGAGAACAAGGTAAAGTTGACAGCTTATCATCTGGAGGGAGAGGCGCAATTATGGTATCAGTCGGGTGGGGAAGCTTTCCCAAGCACATCAGGTGGGAAGTTTTGTAAGTAGTTTAAAAGAGAACATCAGGACCGAAGTTCAAGCTGCCAAGCCAACAACGTTGAATGCAGCAATGGGACTGTCTCGACTCTTCGAAGCCCTTGTTTTGGCTCAAGGGAAACCTTCCTTTGACTCCGAACCCAAACCTTATCAACCTCAAGGCTAGAACCAACCACAAAATCCCCATTTCGGTCGCAATAGTACACCAGTCATCAAAAGGCTGACTGAAGTAGAGATGAAGGACCGAAGAGAAAGGGGATTATGCTTCAATTGCGAGAAGAAATTTTGATCGGGTCATCATTGTAAGAAGCTCTTCTTAATTAAGGGCATCTACCTGGGGGAGGATGAGAATGATGAAGCAGAACCGGCAGTGGAGGAGCGGAAACTCATGGCCAATGGAGATTATAGATGAAATTCAGTGGCGCTTTCCGTGTTTtgcccttgaggacaaggtcaaTCTTAAGGGGGTGGAAGTGTTACTTATAGAAGAATAGAAGCTGGGTTAGAGTTGCAATGCAGTAGTAGTTTATCTCTATCTATATGGGTTGTTAGTGGTTTATCTCTATCTGGTTTGTTAGTAGTTTATCTctatctcttttctctttctatttgCATGTAAGTCACGGGTCTACTCTACCCAAGAGTCTTAGTAGTCCTGTTCCAAGTGGAACTCTATTGtagtctttttctttaaataagtTGCATTGCTAtagaataaaattaacaaagaaaTTATTCAAACTTTATGTTTGTAAGTTCCAAGCACCTCTAATTGCTTAACTAAGAAAGTCTAGGATTCTTCGAAAATCCTACAATAGAAGGTCTAGGATTCCTTGAAAATCCTACCGCTATAGTTATTTTTCCATTATCTTCTCCCAAAATAGGGAAGCTAAGGCTCCTGGTAATTTTCCAGCTCATAAACCAGTTACACGTTCAGTCGCACAAGAACGTAACTCATGaagccaaatattatattgtcatttttataaatattgttttcttattacCTTTAAAATTGAGGGCAATATGAAATAAAGTGTAACTCATACAACATTCTAAAGGTGTATATATGTATTCATACAACATTCTAAAGGTGTATATATGTATTGCATGTAtaacgtaaaagaaactacatttagaacaaaaaataaggaccaaaatttgaaacttaagatttgtatttttttgtatatttttctcaGTTTCAATGAAACTAATAGGTATGAGAATAAGTCCCgacaaaatgagatttttattt
The Alnus glutinosa chromosome 14, dhAlnGlut1.1, whole genome shotgun sequence genome window above contains:
- the LOC133856555 gene encoding protein OSB2, chloroplastic-like → MALIQTPATTTPRNFLCTVLPKTPLKTLQIPSLSPSSSRPNSCLKCSVDSNYNNNNSSHQVAYPRPAEIPWKKEHCNTVHLIGIVGTPVEIKHWPSGKALAWTRLAVKKSSSLTSWINLTFWDELAHIAFQYVEKGNQIYISGRLVSDTVESDDGKQQTYYKVVVQQLNFVERSLSSLPLYDRDSSSMMAGKKFGNNAASNMGSIEELWQAFFANPVDWWDNRKNKKNPKYPDFKHKDTGEALWVEGRFNPPWVKSQLSILDTRMGSQSLYDQDARVDANLISADKFISF